One window of Alkaliphilus metalliredigens QYMF genomic DNA carries:
- a CDS encoding methyl-accepting chemotaxis protein: MNKSIRWKIIIMLVILVTLPTLFLGMNSYRNATNILEEELKSSSLQVVEGLESSMDFFLTGMENGVAMLSQDANAQQILDFPDYEPWMMGTFSSYLENHSNVLNVYIGTAKGDMMIYPETELPEDFDPRARPWYEVAIAADDIAWTDPYVDAGTGQLVVTVAHPVYNSYGSNELVGVVALDVALGSLESLVLNTSLGQSGYVSLTNGEGVTMVHPDADLIGDIMPVPTLLESVLSNQSGVQDYEMNGDSRFGVFDTLEQTGWKLIGVMRLTEIQANTSTLLKQAVITGGISLIVALLAGIFFAGKLTKPLKLLVNDMKKIGSGDFTIQSQVKSNDEVGVLATTLNEMVSALKSLITNVRTVSQEVSSSSDTLAATSQETSASSEEVAKTVDEIAKGASDQAQEAEKGSHMIGNLATKLTQLNKGSQEMHALSSSVTTANTRGIEAIDSLTEKTEHNKLAIDRVEGAIGELDVKSQSIGVILETISSISDQTNLLALNAAIEAARAGEAGRGFAVVADEIRKLAEQSGHSADEIRSIVLDIQTESSNTVTIMHDVKTQTNDQTGAVNEVLNSFQNISKTIKDMTQQIHTLTSHVDEMAQDGDQIVGVIENISAVSEETAAASQEVTASMDQTSSAVEEVSQAAENLNALASHLMKEIESFKI; the protein is encoded by the coding sequence ATGAACAAATCAATTCGGTGGAAAATCATCATAATGTTGGTTATTCTAGTCACATTACCCACCCTATTTTTAGGGATGAACAGTTATCGTAATGCCACCAACATATTAGAGGAAGAGTTAAAATCAAGCTCACTTCAAGTGGTTGAAGGACTTGAAAGCTCCATGGACTTCTTTTTAACCGGTATGGAAAATGGTGTCGCTATGCTGAGTCAAGATGCCAATGCACAACAGATTTTAGATTTCCCTGACTACGAGCCATGGATGATGGGTACTTTTTCAAGTTATTTAGAGAATCATAGTAACGTTCTTAATGTATACATAGGCACGGCAAAGGGGGATATGATGATTTACCCCGAAACTGAATTGCCCGAGGATTTTGACCCTCGAGCTCGTCCATGGTATGAGGTTGCAATTGCTGCGGATGATATCGCTTGGACTGACCCCTATGTTGATGCAGGTACTGGTCAATTAGTTGTAACCGTTGCCCATCCAGTTTACAACAGCTATGGAAGCAATGAGCTAGTAGGTGTTGTCGCCCTTGATGTTGCCCTAGGTTCCCTTGAAAGTCTTGTTCTTAACACATCATTAGGTCAAAGTGGTTATGTGTCCTTGACTAATGGTGAAGGGGTTACCATGGTGCATCCAGATGCGGATCTAATTGGAGATATTATGCCCGTACCTACTTTATTAGAAAGTGTTCTATCAAATCAAAGTGGTGTTCAGGATTACGAAATGAACGGCGACTCACGGTTTGGCGTTTTTGATACCTTAGAGCAAACTGGATGGAAGCTAATAGGGGTGATGCGCCTTACTGAAATTCAAGCAAATACCTCAACCCTTTTAAAGCAAGCTGTAATCACCGGTGGAATTTCCCTGATTGTTGCTCTTTTAGCCGGAATATTCTTTGCAGGCAAGCTAACAAAGCCTTTGAAATTACTTGTAAATGATATGAAGAAAATTGGATCCGGAGACTTTACAATCCAAAGTCAAGTCAAGTCCAATGATGAGGTAGGGGTTTTAGCCACTACCCTCAATGAAATGGTATCGGCTTTAAAAAGTCTGATTACCAATGTGCGAACTGTGTCTCAAGAAGTGAGTTCCTCCTCAGATACACTGGCGGCTACCTCCCAAGAAACAAGCGCATCCTCTGAAGAGGTTGCTAAAACCGTCGATGAGATTGCTAAGGGTGCATCGGATCAAGCCCAAGAAGCTGAAAAAGGTTCTCATATGATCGGTAATCTAGCAACTAAATTAACTCAATTAAATAAAGGATCTCAGGAAATGCACGCTCTTTCCTCCAGTGTGACCACGGCAAATACCAGAGGAATTGAAGCCATTGACTCTTTAACAGAAAAAACAGAGCATAATAAGTTGGCCATTGATCGTGTGGAAGGTGCCATCGGTGAATTAGATGTAAAGTCTCAATCAATCGGTGTCATCTTAGAAACCATTAGCTCCATTTCAGATCAAACCAATTTATTAGCTCTAAATGCTGCCATTGAAGCAGCACGAGCTGGCGAAGCTGGTAGAGGCTTTGCTGTTGTTGCCGATGAAATCCGTAAACTGGCTGAACAATCTGGTCATTCTGCTGATGAAATCCGCAGTATCGTTTTAGATATTCAAACTGAAAGTAGCAATACAGTTACGATTATGCATGATGTCAAGACCCAGACAAATGATCAAACTGGAGCAGTTAATGAGGTTCTGAACTCCTTCCAGAATATTTCTAAAACCATAAAGGATATGACCCAACAAATCCATACATTAACATCTCATGTAGATGAAATGGCCCAAGACGGCGATCAAATCGTTGGTGTCATTGAAAACATTTCAGCTGTTTCTGAAGAAACTGCTGCTGCCTCCCAAGAAGTCACCGCTTCTATGGATCAAACGAGTTCTGCTGTAGAAGAGGTTTCTCAAGCTGCAGAAAACTTAAATGCATTAGCTAGTCACTTAATGAAGGAAATCGAAAGCTTTAAAATCTAA
- a CDS encoding nitroreductase family protein: MDFYQLIQRRKSVRVYGKKPVDIERLNDLMDEAEEIKGIISQIDTQFVLIENGWEQEEKLQGKIGYDGNVVRAPHYIVLLCAPKEGYLQNAGYMMEQMVLKTIEYELSTCWLTINHGGHEVKDLLGIQEAGIPVAMIALGYGQEGDVEAGKKEDNDKLSLQDFVYDQRWGRAPWLEEIKMRGLATVFSHIGNAPSFRNRQPWKLIIDGDEIILTVGHKTQEDGYLLIDAGIMMIYMERSFNEEGLMAKWSLYMEALDGIYEAYGIPEYQKIIGTLHI, from the coding sequence TTGGACTTTTATCAGTTAATTCAAAGGCGAAAATCCGTTAGAGTCTATGGGAAAAAACCTGTTGATATAGAGAGATTGAATGATTTAATGGATGAGGCAGAAGAAATCAAGGGAATCATATCACAAATAGATACACAGTTTGTCTTAATTGAAAATGGATGGGAACAGGAAGAAAAACTGCAAGGAAAGATAGGTTATGATGGGAATGTTGTGCGGGCACCGCACTACATTGTACTTTTATGCGCTCCTAAGGAGGGGTATCTACAAAATGCAGGATACATGATGGAACAAATGGTGTTAAAGACAATTGAGTATGAACTAAGCACCTGTTGGCTTACCATTAACCATGGTGGCCATGAGGTGAAGGACTTATTAGGGATTCAGGAAGCAGGTATACCTGTGGCAATGATTGCCTTAGGTTATGGCCAAGAGGGGGATGTTGAAGCTGGGAAAAAAGAAGATAATGATAAATTGTCTTTACAGGATTTCGTGTACGATCAACGGTGGGGACGAGCCCCTTGGTTAGAGGAAATCAAAATGAGAGGACTGGCCACGGTCTTTTCCCATATAGGAAATGCGCCATCCTTTAGAAATCGCCAGCCATGGAAATTAATTATTGATGGCGATGAGATTATTTTAACCGTAGGACATAAAACACAAGAGGATGGTTATCTACTCATTGATGCAGGAATTATGATGATTTATATGGAACGGAGTTTTAATGAAGAAGGCTTAATGGCAAAATGGAGTCTTTATATGGAAGCTTTGGATGGGATTTATGAAGCTTATGGAATACCTGAATACCAAAAGATTATTGGAACCCTACACATCTAA
- a CDS encoding metallophosphoesterase family protein codes for MKNIIKKWMYLLLDKPLIPEELMEAKGPLLLHISDTPMEVYSFIYKLVNLINPQYIVHTGDIVDNIKLENFKNRLADYQTNLEKFVDKIEKIHRGEIYYVIGNHDKMKSVQGVTKKGTILYEGKINIEGKTFYLRHNYRRVETKADYYLYGHRFEPKHKKIRSQQLLNGILNINVIDLSTGLIYQIDYPMATNQFRKMERGRIGF; via the coding sequence ATGAAAAATATAATAAAGAAATGGATGTACTTACTATTGGACAAACCTCTAATTCCTGAAGAGCTAATGGAGGCAAAGGGTCCTTTATTGCTTCATATAAGTGATACTCCCATGGAGGTATATTCTTTTATTTACAAGTTGGTTAATTTAATTAATCCACAATATATTGTGCATACTGGGGATATCGTAGACAATATAAAGTTAGAGAACTTTAAAAATCGCTTGGCAGATTACCAAACAAATTTAGAAAAGTTTGTTGATAAAATAGAGAAAATACATAGAGGTGAAATTTACTATGTAATAGGTAATCATGATAAAATGAAAAGTGTTCAAGGGGTGACTAAAAAGGGTACTATTTTATATGAGGGAAAAATAAATATAGAGGGAAAAACATTCTACTTAAGGCATAACTATCGAAGAGTTGAGACCAAGGCTGACTATTATTTATATGGTCATCGATTTGAACCAAAACATAAGAAAATAAGATCACAGCAGTTGTTGAATGGGATATTAAATATTAATGTCATTGACTTATCCACGGGATTGATTTATCAAATTGACTATCCCATGGCCACAAATCAATTTCGGAAGATGGAAAGAGGCAGGATTGGATTTTAG
- a CDS encoding MoaD/ThiS family protein, translated as MEVKVRLFATLRDGRGKELMLDLPGEVTPERIINELDIPQKEIAILLINGRDGTFSTILKEEDTVSLFPPVGGG; from the coding sequence ATGGAAGTGAAGGTAAGATTATTTGCAACACTGAGGGACGGCAGAGGAAAAGAGCTCATGTTAGACCTGCCCGGAGAGGTGACTCCTGAAAGAATTATTAATGAGTTAGATATTCCTCAAAAAGAAATCGCCATCCTCTTAATCAATGGCAGGGATGGAACTTTCTCTACTATTTTAAAAGAAGAAGATACGGTCTCGCTATTCCCACCGGTGGGAGGCGGGTAA
- a CDS encoding aldehyde ferredoxin oxidoreductase family protein — protein MYGYTGTILRINLKDKTVKKEALDLDLAKKFIGGRGLGEKILMDEIDPNIDALSPENKLIVVTGPLSGTPTPTGGRYMVVTKSPLTGTAASSNSGGRWGAELKFAGYDLIIVEDKSETPVYINIQDDVVTIKDAGHLWGKVVSQTTKMLNEELGDKVKVLTIGPGGEKLSRLAAIMNDLDRAAGRSGVGAVMGSKNLKAITVRGTNKVAIHDPAKLKEVVSRVNKQIRENGVTGQGLPTYGTAVLVNILNENGVFPTNNFQESVFAKAEDISGETLSDKYLVKRTGCYGCPIACGRHCKVDDLESGGPEYETIWGFGADCGISDLGAIIKANYWCNEMGIDTISTATTIAAAMELYQKGLIKDEELGGLSLEFGNADSIIEWTKRMGLREGLGDKMTDGSYRLCESYGAPEVSMSVKKQELPAYDPRGIQGQGLAYATSNRGGCHVRAYLISPEILGMPEKLDRFALEGKAQWVKIFQDLTAVIDSMGLCLFTSFATSLQDYTDLYNAVTGETHTADTLLAAGERIWNTEKLFNLSAGITPAEDTLPERLLKDAIPGGPSAGNVAQLDKLLPEYYAVRGWDTEGIPTEARLEQLQIGLGTTTA, from the coding sequence ATGTACGGGTATACAGGTACAATTTTGCGAATTAACTTAAAAGACAAGACAGTTAAAAAGGAAGCATTAGATTTAGATTTAGCAAAGAAGTTTATTGGAGGAAGAGGTTTAGGGGAAAAGATTCTGATGGATGAAATCGATCCCAACATTGATGCACTAAGCCCAGAAAACAAACTAATTGTTGTAACAGGACCCTTAAGTGGAACGCCAACACCTACTGGTGGAAGATACATGGTGGTGACAAAATCTCCATTAACTGGAACGGCAGCTTCTTCAAACTCAGGTGGGCGCTGGGGAGCAGAGCTAAAATTTGCTGGATACGATTTAATTATTGTAGAAGACAAGTCAGAGACTCCTGTCTATATTAATATTCAAGATGATGTAGTCACAATTAAGGATGCAGGACATTTATGGGGGAAAGTCGTTTCTCAAACAACCAAAATGTTAAACGAGGAGTTAGGAGATAAGGTTAAGGTTCTGACCATTGGACCTGGTGGAGAAAAACTTTCTCGTCTTGCGGCGATCATGAATGATCTAGATCGTGCAGCTGGAAGATCTGGAGTCGGTGCTGTCATGGGCTCTAAGAACCTGAAGGCCATTACTGTAAGGGGCACAAATAAAGTAGCAATACATGATCCAGCTAAGTTGAAAGAGGTTGTTTCAAGAGTAAATAAGCAGATTAGAGAAAATGGGGTTACGGGTCAGGGACTACCTACCTATGGAACCGCTGTACTTGTTAATATCTTGAATGAAAATGGTGTGTTTCCAACTAACAATTTCCAGGAATCTGTATTTGCTAAGGCAGAGGACATCAGTGGAGAAACATTATCAGATAAGTATTTAGTGAAGCGAACTGGCTGCTATGGATGTCCTATTGCCTGTGGCAGACATTGTAAAGTGGATGATCTAGAATCTGGTGGACCAGAGTATGAAACAATCTGGGGATTTGGAGCAGATTGTGGGATTTCTGACCTAGGAGCCATCATTAAAGCTAACTATTGGTGTAATGAAATGGGAATCGATACCATATCCACCGCCACTACCATCGCGGCTGCCATGGAATTATACCAAAAAGGTCTCATTAAAGACGAAGAGCTAGGTGGGTTGTCTCTTGAGTTTGGCAATGCGGATTCCATTATCGAATGGACAAAGCGCATGGGATTACGAGAAGGACTTGGTGATAAAATGACCGATGGTTCTTATCGCTTATGTGAGAGTTATGGGGCGCCTGAAGTCTCCATGTCAGTTAAAAAGCAGGAACTTCCAGCCTATGACCCGAGGGGAATTCAAGGGCAGGGATTAGCCTATGCAACTTCTAACCGTGGGGGTTGCCATGTGAGAGCATATCTAATTTCTCCTGAAATTTTAGGAATGCCTGAAAAGCTAGACCGATTTGCATTGGAAGGAAAAGCACAATGGGTAAAAATATTCCAAGACTTAACAGCGGTTATTGATTCTATGGGATTATGTTTATTTACTTCTTTTGCAACATCACTTCAAGATTATACGGATCTTTATAATGCAGTAACAGGAGAAACACATACAGCTGATACACTATTGGCAGCTGGAGAGCGCATATGGAATACAGAAAAACTCTTTAATTTGAGTGCAGGCATCACACCTGCCGAGGATACGTTGCCTGAGCGTTTGCTAAAGGATGCAATTCCTGGCGGACCATCTGCAGGGAATGTGGCGCAGCTTGATAAGCTATTGCCGGAGTATTATGCTGTAAGAGGATGGGATACAGAAGGTATACCAACTGAAGCGCGTCTTGAACAGTTGCAGATTGGGTTAGGAACAACAACAGCATAA
- a CDS encoding sigma-54-dependent Fis family transcriptional regulator → METKDYVKRSHQRSIDFGVEYNRMYSSKILKGNELQIKLEANRELLTTAKSFMEELYNFVEGSGFFAILTDQEGCILEVLGDDKVLAVSHGLEMIPGAYMDEEHIGTNAMGTALAEGIPVQISGEEHFVKAYHRWTCSAAPIRNSIGEAIGTLNLTGYSEYVHSHTLGMVAAAANAIAYMLESKEVNNKLFLAKKSIETIVDSIDAGIFTVGPKGYMKTINQVASHMLQYTNDEILGMEGIKLIEGWAGVQESVESNISYVEEEAYIKTKKGKIHCTLSAYPILDESKNLQGIVCMIREIKKMRRLVNKMIGKQALYTFDKIIGRDENFIRMVNYAKKISDSPSTVLIMGESGTGKEVFAQSIHNHSERRDEPFVAINCGALPRNLIESELFGYEDGAFTGAKRGGHPGKFELADGGTLFLDEIGEMPLDMQANLLRVLEEGKLFRVGGNKEIAVDVRIIAATNKDLRDEVERNNFRGDLYYRLNVLPLILPPLRERKSDIPLLIDYFMTIKALKLKKSMTYLPRDIMDQMINYTWRGNIRELENVIENLMNSGELNFLERVELSSTSNESSPRVYSLESEPLEDMEKRHIHQVLTKYEGNVSQAAEALGIGRNTLYRKMAKYKIDCSKMTRCSEVEHENAGGMF, encoded by the coding sequence ATGGAGACCAAAGATTATGTGAAACGCTCCCATCAGCGTTCAATTGATTTTGGCGTTGAGTATAACCGCATGTATAGTAGCAAGATATTAAAAGGCAATGAACTACAGATCAAATTAGAAGCTAATCGAGAACTACTGACAACTGCCAAATCTTTTATGGAAGAGTTGTATAATTTTGTGGAGGGATCTGGCTTCTTTGCAATTCTAACAGATCAGGAGGGCTGTATTTTAGAAGTACTTGGTGATGATAAGGTACTGGCGGTATCCCATGGATTAGAGATGATCCCAGGAGCCTATATGGATGAAGAGCATATTGGAACCAATGCCATGGGAACGGCCTTGGCAGAGGGGATACCTGTTCAGATATCAGGAGAAGAGCACTTTGTTAAGGCATATCATCGCTGGACTTGTTCTGCTGCACCCATTAGGAACAGTATTGGGGAAGCAATTGGAACATTAAACCTGACTGGATATAGTGAATATGTTCATTCTCATACATTGGGGATGGTGGCGGCAGCAGCCAATGCTATCGCATATATGCTTGAAAGCAAAGAAGTTAATAATAAATTATTCTTAGCAAAAAAGTCCATAGAAACCATTGTTGATTCCATTGATGCGGGAATTTTTACTGTGGGACCTAAAGGATACATGAAGACCATCAATCAAGTTGCCAGTCATATGCTACAGTATACCAATGACGAGATTTTAGGGATGGAAGGAATCAAATTAATCGAAGGATGGGCAGGAGTGCAGGAAAGTGTAGAATCAAATATCAGCTATGTAGAGGAAGAAGCCTATATTAAGACTAAGAAAGGCAAAATTCATTGTACATTAAGCGCCTATCCAATTCTTGATGAATCAAAAAATTTGCAAGGGATTGTGTGTATGATTCGTGAAATCAAGAAGATGAGAAGACTGGTTAATAAAATGATTGGAAAGCAAGCATTGTATACCTTCGATAAGATCATTGGAAGAGATGAGAACTTTATTAGAATGGTAAATTATGCAAAGAAAATTTCTGATAGTCCCTCCACAGTATTAATTATGGGAGAAAGTGGGACGGGAAAAGAGGTTTTTGCCCAATCAATTCATAATCATAGTGAGCGTCGTGATGAGCCATTCGTTGCCATTAACTGTGGTGCATTGCCACGAAACCTAATTGAATCTGAACTTTTCGGATATGAGGATGGTGCTTTTACCGGGGCTAAAAGAGGAGGACATCCAGGGAAATTTGAGTTAGCCGATGGCGGGACGTTATTTTTAGATGAAATTGGTGAAATGCCCTTAGACATGCAGGCTAACCTACTTCGTGTTTTAGAGGAAGGGAAGCTGTTTAGAGTAGGTGGAAATAAGGAGATTGCTGTAGATGTTCGAATCATTGCAGCTACTAATAAAGACTTAAGGGATGAGGTAGAGCGTAATAATTTTCGAGGGGATTTATATTATAGATTAAATGTACTTCCATTGATATTACCTCCCCTTCGTGAAAGAAAAAGTGATATTCCTCTCTTGATTGATTATTTTATGACGATCAAGGCACTGAAGCTGAAAAAATCTATGACATATTTGCCTAGGGATATAATGGATCAAATGATCAACTATACTTGGCGGGGAAACATACGAGAATTAGAAAATGTCATTGAAAACTTAATGAATTCGGGAGAACTTAACTTCTTAGAGCGAGTAGAGCTGTCTTCTACAAGTAATGAATCAAGCCCTCGTGTCTATTCACTAGAGAGTGAACCCTTGGAGGATATGGAAAAAAGACATATTCATCAGGTATTAACAAAATATGAGGGGAATGTGAGTCAAGCGGCTGAGGCCTTGGGGATTGGACGTAACACCTTGTATCGCAAGATGGCAAAGTATAAAATAGACTGTTCCAAAATGACGCGATGTTCTGAAGTGGAACACGAAAACGCGGGCGGGATGTTCTAA
- a CDS encoding M28 family metallopeptidase, whose protein sequence is MRKQSVVLSLFLSMIIILGGGQMIIVQGDGAQLGNSMREDMNSSVMAMVVVDEEIPIEEDVKPWVEQWHDQRMESYGVLLEGVLTLTSDEHRGRLPGTEGNHLTVEYIEKYFKEIGLQPHDQVSYLQGFQQMIYHPDEQALALRIHFKDGTTREAELGMDYTEQSRVMREVEMTAPITFNIKDEDIKEKVIILDGPEEIQHVYDQAQAVLIKRKVLGNSLRVWDKIMDNGEARPAPFMFQISQELFETLQAENVESVSLYSKLVGEEKTIYNVAGRIPGKDSNKVVVISAHIDHLGWAGEKIFRGVVDNAAGVAVMMDLVQRLHHQSIEEPFQMDIIFVGFNSKKSEMLGSNAYIKQIKDKYDKIYNINIDCVGRKTGGPIIISGGEEINQALKKNITKYLAIYGINVEGQRGFDSDHLSFNKEEIRGVTLGQRDVLTVTHNPEDIVALLDFDYIKGVSLSIYDFIVAEGYKSFD, encoded by the coding sequence ATGAGAAAACAATCTGTTGTTCTATCGTTGTTTTTAAGTATGATAATAATTTTGGGTGGAGGACAAATGATCATTGTTCAAGGGGATGGGGCACAATTAGGGAACTCCATGAGAGAAGACATGAACAGTAGTGTGATGGCAATGGTTGTGGTGGATGAAGAAATACCCATTGAAGAGGATGTCAAGCCATGGGTTGAGCAGTGGCATGATCAAAGGATGGAATCATATGGAGTCCTATTAGAAGGGGTTTTAACCTTAACCTCAGATGAACATCGCGGTAGACTTCCCGGTACAGAAGGCAATCATTTAACCGTTGAATATATTGAGAAATACTTTAAAGAAATAGGATTGCAACCTCATGACCAGGTAAGCTACCTTCAAGGCTTTCAACAGATGATCTATCATCCAGATGAACAAGCCCTGGCATTGCGTATCCATTTTAAGGATGGAACCACAAGAGAGGCGGAGCTAGGAATGGATTATACAGAGCAATCTAGGGTTATGAGAGAAGTGGAAATGACAGCACCCATTACATTTAATATAAAAGATGAGGACATAAAGGAAAAAGTGATCATCCTTGATGGGCCAGAAGAGATTCAACATGTATATGATCAAGCACAGGCTGTATTGATTAAAAGGAAGGTCTTGGGTAATTCTCTGCGGGTTTGGGATAAAATAATGGACAATGGAGAGGCACGACCTGCACCCTTTATGTTCCAGATTTCACAAGAGCTATTTGAAACATTACAAGCTGAGAATGTAGAAAGTGTAAGTTTATATTCCAAGCTTGTGGGGGAAGAAAAAACAATTTATAATGTAGCCGGCAGGATCCCTGGAAAAGATTCAAATAAAGTCGTGGTAATCTCCGCACATATAGATCACCTAGGGTGGGCAGGGGAGAAAATCTTTAGAGGAGTAGTTGATAATGCAGCGGGAGTTGCTGTTATGATGGACTTAGTCCAGAGACTGCATCATCAAAGCATAGAAGAACCATTTCAAATGGATATCATCTTCGTAGGCTTCAATAGTAAGAAATCAGAAATGTTAGGCAGCAATGCTTATATAAAGCAAATAAAAGACAAGTATGATAAGATATATAATATAAACATTGATTGTGTGGGAAGGAAAACAGGTGGACCCATTATAATATCAGGAGGCGAAGAAATAAATCAAGCCCTAAAGAAAAATATCACGAAATATTTAGCGATTTATGGGATAAACGTTGAAGGGCAACGGGGTTTTGATAGTGACCATTTATCATTTAACAAAGAAGAAATCAGGGGAGTTACTCTCGGGCAGAGAGATGTGCTGACAGTAACTCATAACCCTGAAGACATAGTGGCATTACTGGATTTTGATTATATAAAAGGGGTAAGTCTTTCGATTTATGACTTTATTGTAGCAGAAGGATATAAAAGCTTTGATTAA
- a CDS encoding molybdopterin-dependent oxidoreductase — protein MKKVQTACPLDCWDCCAIEVTTNEGEIINVQGDKHHPITKGFLCEKGLKHLERLSSTKRLNTPMKKTDGQWHSISWEKAIAEIGDKLLEIKRKCGSTALIHYSEGGHGGLSKNIDTAFFNAYGGVTSPMGSLCWGAGIAAQTLDFGKVLSHDPEDLLNAQTIIVWGRNPAYTNIHLLPFLKKAQKKGTQLVVIDPIKTATAKMADHYYSVKPESDGFLALAMAKIMIENNWINVDFITQYCDGFEDFHGYLQNLDLNMLVEKTGLSIDSVQSLATLYACHGPSAIILGYGLQRYTHGGKNIRLIDALGALSGNIGIPGGGVSYANQYVSQWLDHDYLRNEQNHSVPSFKKGLFSQYVLQDRHESLEGIFITKANPVVQLPNTSDTIKAFDSIPFKVTIDHFMTDTAQLSDYVLPCTHIFEEEDFLHSSMWHPYFHYTERVVPPQNGVKSEFEIFKLLAEYMNMTDYLDQYGCQRTYLEKGLRPLLKKFNSTLDDIQGKRLKLTGNEIPWQDKIFYTSNKKFNLFCLQVSELPFTENFNTEYPLQLLSVHPKHSLHTQHYIDTDNLMLPKVYCHPNTLNQWHVHDGDRVKVISPTGELHVRIVLDSDVSPNLLLIYEGWWLTHGGVNHLTPLGVSDIGDQATYNNCFCKIPPISL, from the coding sequence ATGAAAAAGGTTCAAACTGCTTGTCCCCTAGATTGCTGGGATTGCTGTGCCATTGAAGTAACCACTAATGAAGGTGAAATTATTAACGTTCAAGGAGATAAACATCATCCCATTACCAAGGGATTCCTATGTGAAAAAGGACTAAAACACTTGGAGCGTCTTTCAAGTACCAAACGCCTGAACACGCCTATGAAAAAAACAGATGGACAATGGCATTCCATTTCTTGGGAAAAAGCCATTGCAGAAATTGGCGATAAACTTTTAGAAATTAAAAGGAAGTGTGGCTCAACAGCTCTTATACATTATAGCGAAGGGGGGCACGGCGGGCTTTCAAAGAATATTGACACAGCATTTTTCAATGCCTACGGAGGGGTTACTTCCCCTATGGGTAGTCTTTGTTGGGGAGCTGGTATCGCTGCTCAAACCCTTGATTTTGGTAAGGTGTTAAGTCATGATCCTGAGGATCTCCTTAACGCCCAAACCATTATTGTATGGGGGCGTAATCCTGCTTATACTAATATACACCTACTTCCTTTTCTAAAAAAAGCTCAGAAGAAGGGGACTCAGTTGGTAGTCATTGATCCAATTAAAACGGCTACGGCTAAAATGGCTGATCATTACTATTCGGTCAAGCCGGAATCCGATGGTTTCTTGGCTTTGGCAATGGCTAAAATTATGATTGAAAACAATTGGATTAATGTTGATTTCATTACTCAGTATTGTGACGGATTTGAAGATTTCCATGGTTATCTCCAAAACTTAGATTTAAATATGCTAGTTGAAAAAACGGGCTTATCTATTGATTCAGTCCAGTCTTTGGCTACGCTTTACGCCTGTCACGGCCCCTCGGCTATTATATTAGGTTATGGGCTGCAGCGTTACACCCATGGGGGTAAAAACATTCGCTTAATCGATGCACTTGGAGCCTTATCTGGAAATATCGGGATCCCCGGTGGGGGTGTTAGCTACGCCAATCAATATGTTTCCCAATGGTTAGATCATGATTATCTTCGTAATGAGCAAAACCATTCTGTCCCATCCTTCAAGAAGGGCTTGTTTTCTCAATATGTACTACAGGATCGCCATGAATCACTAGAAGGTATTTTTATCACTAAAGCAAACCCGGTGGTTCAGCTTCCTAACACATCAGATACTATCAAGGCCTTTGACAGCATCCCATTCAAGGTAACGATTGATCACTTTATGACCGATACAGCCCAGCTTTCTGATTATGTCCTGCCCTGTACCCACATCTTTGAGGAAGAGGATTTTCTCCATTCCTCAATGTGGCATCCCTATTTTCATTATACTGAAAGGGTTGTCCCACCTCAAAATGGCGTCAAGAGCGAGTTCGAAATCTTCAAGCTTTTGGCTGAGTATATGAATATGACTGATTATCTTGACCAATATGGGTGTCAACGAACTTATTTGGAGAAAGGACTTCGCCCTCTTTTAAAAAAATTCAACAGTACCCTTGATGATATACAGGGCAAAAGGCTTAAATTGACAGGAAATGAGATCCCTTGGCAGGATAAAATATTTTACACATCTAACAAAAAATTTAATCTGTTTTGTCTCCAAGTCAGCGAACTCCCTTTTACTGAGAATTTCAACACAGAATACCCTTTACAGCTTTTAAGTGTTCATCCTAAGCACTCTCTTCATACACAACATTATATTGATACAGATAATCTGATGCTTCCCAAGGTCTATTGCCATCCAAACACCCTAAATCAATGGCATGTACATGACGGAGATAGGGTCAAAGTAATTTCACCTACTGGTGAACTCCATGTCCGTATTGTTCTAGATTCTGATGTGTCACCAAACCTGTTACTCATTTATGAGGGGTGGTGGTTAACCCATGGCGGTGTCAACCATTTAACACCTCTAGGTGTATCGGATATAGGCGATCAGGCAACCTATAATAATTGTTTTTGTAAAATTCCACCTATTTCTTTGTAA